The Methanolobus sp. WCC4 genome includes the window CATCCAATGATTGATTCTCTCTATTCTTCCTTCCTCACTGACAACAGCATCAGAAGGAAGGGATATTGTAGGATTCACATTAAGATCATTCCAGATATCTGCGTAGTTAGTGAATGAATCATATGCACCATCCAAAGCATATGAATCAACTTCAGGATTCAATCTTTTCAAGAACTCAATATGCTGTTCCAGTTGTGGAGAATCATGTGCCAGTCCCTTTGTATACGTCATGTACAATGGACAAGTTCCGATTAATGTGATATGCGCTTTATCCATTTTACAGTTATAATGCGGATTATAATCACTATGCTTGTCGTACCTAGAAGCTTCAATAGGTGTTGAATCTGTTTTTAGGTCCTTTGAAGATGTTAGATCTAGTATTCTCGAAGCTACTTTTTGCATTATTTCCCGGAATCCATTTTCTCCTAACCTGTATTTCACAAAGTGGTGAAGTGTTGCTCCAGTTGGCATTGAAATATCATCGTTCGTATTAACAAAACGAAGAAGCAGAGCTTCTTCATCTGTTAGCGATGAGATAGTTTTGTCAAATGAGAGTTTTCTGAAACACATGACAATGGTGAGTTTTATCATAGAAGA containing:
- a CDS encoding transposase, giving the protein MEDICTVYKGVLFEDSIRNYVGKDNVSICRLLHSLNIDDIAQHVENNYYSNKDWHFKYRVSSMIKLTIVMCFRKLSFDKTISSLTDEEALLLRFVNTNDDISMPTGATLHHFVKYRLGENGFREIMQKVASRILDLTSSKDLKTDSTPIEASRYDKHSDYNPHYNCKMDKAHITLIGTCPLYMTYTKGLAHDSPQLEQHIEFLKRLNPEVDSYALDGAYDSFTNYADIWNDLNVNPTISLPSDAVVSEEGRIERINHWMNKMWKSGGDPHFPLNRKLKFLYKHGRSKQVGMYLRNQNMEDAEFQKKKGTRQDCERFHKHVKHILKFDVRSIRKGSRELYVTMNFVVYQLMLIANLQNKVKNPNSFANYV